In Sphingomonas sp. JUb134, the sequence CCGGCGGCGCCTGACGACGCCGAAACCGCCGCGCGCTGGCTGGCGGCCGGACCGGCCGTGCTGGAGCGCGGCGTGACGAGCCTGGTGCTGGCCGGCGACAGTGCGGGCGGCGCGCTGGCGATCGTCACCGCCATGGCGCTGCGCGATCGGCCCGCGGCGGCGCCGGTGATCGCGCAGTGGCCGATCTATCCCGTGACGGACATCACCCGCGAATATCCGTCCCACGCCGAGTTCGCCGACCGCTATCTGCTGACCCGCGAGTCGCTCGCCTGGTTCGGCGAGGCGTATCGGGCAGAGCGCGCGAGCCTGCGCGCCTCACCGCTGCTGGGCGACATGGCGGAGATGCCGCCCGCGCTGGTGCTGACCGCCGGGCTCGATCCGTTGCGAGATCAGGGCCGCACCTATGCAGCGGCGCTCGCCCAGGTGGGCGTCGCCGTCACCTATCGCGAGGCGCGGGGCAATGTGCATGGGTTCCTCAACCTGCGCCGCGCGATCCCGTCGAGCCAGGGCGACCTTGCCGGCGCGCTGGTGGCGCTGCGCCAGATCATCACCGAGGCGGAGGCCGAGCGCGTCCTGGCGCAGGCGGCCGGCTGAGCCCCTCGACTTGGCCGCGGCCGCACCGCTAGGAGACATGCCATGAACGAGACCACCCTTCCCTACCGGCCCTGTGCGGGCGTCATGCTGATCAACCGCGACGGCCGCGTGTTCGTCGGCCAGCGGATCGATTCCACGCTGGAGGCCTGGCAGATGCCGCAGGGCGGGATCGATCCGGGCGAGGATGCGCTGGAAGCGGCGCTGCGCGAGCTGCGCGAAGAGACGGGCGTGCAGCCGGACAAGGTCTCGCTGATCGGCGAGGCGCCGGAAGAGCTCACCTACGACCTGCCGGACGACATGATCGGCAAGGTCTGGGGCGGCAATTATCGCGGGCAGCGCCAGCGCTGGTTCGCCTTCCGCTTCGAGGGCGAGGAGCAGGACATCGACATCGCGACGCCCGAGCCGGAGTTCCGCGCCTGGCGCTGGGCCGAGCCGGAGGAGCTGCCGGAGGCGATCGTCGGCTTCAAGCGTGCGCTGTACGAGCGGCTGCTGGAGCTGTTCGCCGAGCCGCTAGGCCGTACCGCGCGCTGACGCGACGGAGCGAGTCGGAAGGCGGGTTCACCTCTCGCTGCATTGCAGCTAAGGACAGGCGCGTGATCAAGGCTGCGTATCTTTTCCTTGCCGCACCGCTCCTGCTGGCAAATGCCGCGCCGCCGGCTGCCGCCAAGAAGGACGCGCCGATCCCCGAGCAGCTCAAGATGATGCTCGATGCCGCCATGGCATCGGGCAACGAGGGCGAGGTCGCGACGCTGGTCAAATATTCGCGGATCGCAGCGCCGGACAGCATCGACCTGGTCCGCGAGATCACCGGCAAGTGGACGGCCGATCGTGCTGCCCAACGCACCCGCGAGCTCCAGGAATCCTCGTTCTTCGCGCTGGTGAAGGGGCGTGCGGAACTCGGCGGCTATGCGAGTTCGGGCAACACCGACAATTTCGGCGCGACCGGCGTGCTGGACCTGTCGCGCGAGGGTTTCCGCTGGCGCCACAAGCTGCGCCTGCAGCTCGACTATCAAAAGGCGAACGGCGTCACGAACCGGGAATATTATCTCGCCGCCTATGAGCCGAACTACAAGGTCGACGACCGGCTCTACGTCTACGGCTCGACGCAGTTCGAGAGCGACCGGTTCGTCGGGTACAACAGCCGCTTCTCGGCCTCGGCAGGTGCCGGTTACAGCGCGATCAAGCGGCCGGCGTTGACCCTGGACCTGGAACTCGGCCCCGCGTTTCGTCAGACCGACTTCACCGACGAGACGCAGGAAAGCAGCCTTGCCGCACGCGGTTCGGTCGATTTCGACTGGCGCCTGACCCCCGCGCTGACGCTGCGCCAGGACGCCTCCGCCTATCTCGCCGCGCAGGCGAACAGCACGGTCAGCAGCACCACGGCGGTCGACGCCAAGCTGCTGGGGCCGCTCTCCGCGCAGGTCTCCTATGCGGTGCGATACGAAAGCCGGCCGCCCGAAGGCAGCGTCACCACCGACACCACCACCCGCGCCTCGTTGGTCTATTCCTTTTAGGCCCCGTTCCTTCCGAGGCGGAACCGCGCTAGCCTCGCACCCATGGATGTTCTTACAAGCGCGGAAGCCACCGTTGTCGAACGGGCGCGCGCTGCCCCGATGCTGGCGCACCTCGAACCCTGGGTCGCGGTAAACAGCGGCACGCGCAATCTCGCCGGGCTGGCGCGGATGGCGCAACTGCTGTCGGACGCCTTTTCCGTACTTCCCGGCGGGATCGCGCTGATCAAGCCGGACCCGGTCGAGGCGATCTCCGCCAGCGGGCGGCTGCAACCGATCGAGCACGGACGCCACCTGCTGCTGACGGTGCGGCCACAGGCGTCGATCCAGCTGCTGTTCGCCGGCCACATGGACACGGTGTACCCGGCGGACCACCCGTTCCAGAAGATGCGGGTGCGCGAGGATGGCGCGCTGAACGGCCCCGGCGTCGCCGACATGAAGGGCGGCCTGGCGGTGATGCTCGCCGCGCTGGAAGCGATCGAGAATTCGGGCTTTGCCGGGCGGTTGGGTTACCAGGTCGTCATCAATTCCGACGAGGAGACGGGCTCGCTCTCCTCCGCACCGCTGATCGCGCGGGCGGCGCGCGGCAAGGCCGCCGCCTTCGTCTACGAGCCCTCGCTTGCGGACGGAACGCTGGCGGGTGCCCGCGGCGGCACGGGCAACTTCTCCCTCGCGGTGACGGGGCGCAGCGCCCATGCGGGCCGCAATCCGGAAGAAGGCCGCAACGCGCTGGTGGCGGCGGCCGAGCTCGCGCTGCGGCTGGCGGATGCGGCGGGGGATGGCCTCACCGTCAATCCGGCGCGGATCGACGGCGGCAGCCCTAACAACGTCGTGCCGGAACATGCGGTGCTGCGCGTCAACTTCCGCCCCGCCTCGCTCGACGCGGCGGCGCGCGCGCAGGCGGCGCTGGATGCTGCCGCCACCGAGGTCGCCGCGGGGCACGACGTGTGCGTCGAGTGCCACGGCAGCTTCAACCGGCCCCCCAAGCCGATCGATGCCGCCGCCGAGCGCCTGTTCGGGCTGGTCCGCGATGCGGGCCAGAGCCTGGGGCTTTCGGTCGGCTGGCGCGACACCGGTGGCGTGTGCGACGGCAACAACATCGCCGCATGCGGCGTGCCGGTGGTCGACACCATGGGCGTACGCGGCGGCGCCATCCATTCGCCGGAGGAATATATGCTGCCCGACAGCCTTGCCGAGCGCGCCGCGCTTTCGGCACTTTCGATCCTGCGGCTGGTCGAGCGGGGGAGCGCATGAGCTTTCGCATCCGCGCCGCCCGCGACGAGGACCTGCAGCACCTCTATGAAATGGCGAAGCTGACCGGCGGCGGCTTCACCAACCTGCCCCCCGACAAGCCCGCCCTGCGGGCGAAGCTGGAGCGGAGCCACGCCGCCTTTGCGCGCGACGCCGACAGCCTGGAAGACGAGCTGTTCGTGCTGGTTCTGGAGAATGCGGAGACGCAGGAGGTGCGCGGCACCTGCCAGATCTTCACCCAGGTCGGGCAGCACTGGCCCTTCTACTCCTATCGGGTCGCGACCCTCACCAAGCACAGCGAGGCGCTGCGCCGGACCTTCCGTGCCGAGATCCTCAACCTGGTGAACGACCTGGAGGGCGCGAGCGAGGTCGGCGGGCTGTTCCTGCACCCGGGCGAGCGCGCGGGCGGGCTCGGGCTGCTGCTGGCGCGCAGCCGCTACCTGTTCATCAAGGCGCATCGCCAGCGCTTTGCCGACCGTATCCTGGCGGAGCTGCGGGGCGTAATCGACGAGGCGGGCGGGTCGCCCTTCTGGGACGGAGTGGCGGGGCGCTTCTTCGGCATGAGCTTCCAGGAAGCGGACCAGTTCAACGCGATCCACGGCAACCAGTTCATCGCCGACCTGATGCCCAAGCATCCGGTCTACACGGCGATGCTGCCGGAGAATGCGCGGTCGGTGATCGGCCTCCCCCACCCCTCCGGCCGCGCCGCGATGCGGATGCTGGAGCGCGAAGGCTTCCACTATGAGAACTACGTCGACATCTTCGACGGCGGCCCGACGATGACCGCGCGGACCGACCAGGTGGCGACCATCCGCAACGCGCGGCAGGTGCGCGTGGCCGAGCTGGGCGGCGATGGGGAGCCGATGCTGGTTTCGGCCGGGCGGCTGGAGCATTTCCGCGTGGCGCTGGGCCAGGTGCGTGCGGCCGACGCCGGCGACGTGCTGCTCGACCCCGACTGTGCCGCATTGCTGGGCGTTGAGGCCGGCGACCAGGTGACGGTGGTGGAGCGCGACTGATGGCCGTGCGGGAGATCAACTTCGACGGGATCGTCGGGCCGAGCCACAATTATGCGGGGCTGAGCCACGGCAACCTGGCCGCGACCCGCAATGCGGGTGCGGTCTCGCATCCGCGCGCGGCGGCGTTGCAGGGCATCGCCAAGATGCGCGCCAACCTCGCCCTCGGCCTGGCGCAGGGGATCCTGCTGCCGCACCCGCGGCCGGATCATCGCTGGCTGGCGGCACTGGCCACCGACTATGCGGCGGCACCTGCGCACCTGAAGGCGCAGGCGCTGTCGGCCTCGGCGATGTGGGCGGCCAATGCTGCCACCGTCTCCCCTGCCCCCGATACGGCCGATGGCCGCTGTCATCTCAGCGTCGCCAACCTCGTCACCATGGCGCATCGCAGCCACGAGTGGCCCGCGACGCTGGCACAGCTGCGGCTCGCCTTCGCGCATGAGAGCTTTGCGGTGCATCCGCCCGTGCCGGCGCCGTTCGGGGACGAAGGCGCGGCGAACCACATGCGGCTCTCGGCAGGCCATGGCCAGCCGGGCGTCGAGGTATTCGTCTATGGCGTTGCCGGCGGGCCCTTCCCCGCCCGCCAGCATCGCGAGGCGAGCGCGGCGGTAGCGCGGGCGCATGGCCTGGACCCGACCCGCACCTTGTTCGTGCAGCAATCGGACGCGGCAATCGCGGCCGGCGCCTTCCACAACGACGTGGTGGCCGTGGCGAACGAGCGCGTGCTGTTCTGCCATGAACAGGCCTTCGCCGATGCGCCCGGCTTCTACGCCGAACTCCGCCGGCTGCTGCCGGAGGTGGAGATCGTCGAGGTGCCCGCGGCCCGCGTGCCGCTGGAGGATGCGATCGCCTCCTACCTGTTCAACGCGCAGCTGGTGACGCTGCCGGATGGGGTGCAGGCGCTGGTGCTGCCGGAGGAAGCACGGGCGACGCCATCGGTGTGGAACTGGTTGCAGGAGCATGTCGCGGGCAATGGCCCGATCCGCCGGCTGGAAGTAGTCGACGTTCGCGAGTCGATGGCGAACGGCGGCGGCCCCGCCTGCCTGCGCCTGCGCGTCGTCGCCGATCCCGCGACGATCGACCCGCGGTTCCTGGTGGACGAGGCAAAGCTCGACAGGATTGCGGAGGTCGTCTGCAGCCATTGGCCGGAGACGATCGCGCATGACGCCATCGCGGATCCGGCTCTGATCGAGCAGATCGAGACCGCACGAGGAGCGCTGCTCGAAACGCTCGAACTTGTCGAATTAACTTACAGTTAACTACGCCGCACCAAGCGGAGGCGCAGTTTTCCGCTACTGGCACGGGGCTTGCTACGCGCCCGCCATGTGGAACCGCGTCACCCGCCTGTTCACGATCAAGACCAAGTTCGAGGCCTATCTAGTGATCTACGGCCTAGGCATGGGCGCCGTCGAGCGCGGGCTGAACTATGTCGAGCAGTATCCCGGCGCCGGGGGATGGGCGTTGTTCACCCTTTGCCCGGTCGCGGTGTTCATGGCCGGCGGGCGCATCCTCGACTCCGTCGAGGCGCGCTGAAGACCTCTAACGGATGCGCCGCTGCCGGCATGTATGTCAGCCGGCGCGGGCCGCCTCGAAGCCCTGGACCAATGCCGCGCCGCGGGCGCGCACGTCCTCGACGCTGCGGCCGGGCGCATAGAGCGACGAGCCGATCCCGAAGCCGGCGGCACCCGCCTGGAGGTACGGCCCCATGGTGTCGGGATCGATGCCGCCGACGGGGAAGACGGGGAAGCTCTTGGGCAGCACCGCGCGCATCGCCTTCAGCCCCTGCGGTCCGGCGAGTTCGGCCGGGAAGAGCTTGAGCGCATCGGCACCGGCCGCGATGGCGCGAAACGCCTCGCTGGGGGTGAAGAAGGCGGGCAGCGACTGGAGCCCGGCGTCCTTGGTCGCGGCGATCACGTCCACGTCGCTGTTGGGCGAGATCACGATCTTGCCGCCGGCATCCGCCACCCGGCCGACGTCGGCGACGGTCAGCACCGTGCCCGCCCCGACGAGCGCGCGATCGCCCATGCGATCGACGATGCGGCGGATGCTGTCGAACGGCTCGGGCGAGTTGAGCGGCACTTCCAGGCAGCGGAAGCCCACGTCGAACAGCGCGTCGGCGATCGCCGGCGCCTCGTCCGGGGTCAGGCCGCGCAGGATGGCGACGAGCGGCAGGCCGCCCAGCAGGGTTTCGATCGTCACTTCAGCAATCCTCCAATTCGCCACAGGCCGCGCGCCACCGCATCGGCACCGTCGACTACGGTCACATCCGTCACACCCGCCAGCGCCAGGGCGACCTGGTAGCGCGCGGCAAGCATGGCATTGCAGATCAGCACCAGCCCCTGGCCGGTCGCATCCCGCATCGCCGCCACTTCGCCGCCGATCAGCAGGCCGGAGAGATAGCTGGCGACCGCCTGCGGCGCGAGGCTGCCGAGCAGCACGTCGGCGCGCGCCGAGAAAAGCAGCGGCAGCACGCCTGCGGGATTGTCCAGCGCGCGCTGGGCGCCCAGCGTGAAGGCGGCTTCGTCGGGCGTGTCCCCCTCCGCCAGCTGCCCGAGCAGCGAGTTGTTCCGCAGCAGCGCGTACATCTCACCCGTCATGATGGTGGAGAAGCCGGTGATGCGGCCCCCTTCGACGCGCGCCCATTTGCTGTGGGTACCGGGCAGCACGATGGTGCCGTCCGATAGCCCGCTGCCGAGGATCTGGGTCTCCTCGCCCCGCATTACGTTGGCGACGCCGCTTGCGTCGCGCGCGGAGAGGCCGGGGACGATGAAGCAATGGGCCGGCGCATCCTCGACCCGCAGGGCGGCGGCGGCGAGCCCGGCCGGATCGGCGGGGCATGGAAGATACGGTGCCTCGTGCCAGCCGGCGCGCGCGCCGACCATGCCGGCGAGCACCACCCGCGTATCCGCCTGCAGCCAGCCTTCGAGCGTGTCGGCCAGCACCTGGGGGAACTCGTCGCGCTTCAGCCGTGCCGCACCGCGCGGGGAGTCGCGCCGGTCGATCACCGCACCATCCGGCCCGAAGCGATAGGCGCGCAGGTTGCTCGATCCCCAGTCGACACCAACCAACGTCATGCGCGTGCTCCCAGATCATGCAACGCGCGCCAAGCCGGCGCAGGGGCGTTGCGGGTCATGGCGCTGAAGTGGAACGCCTGCGCGCAAATGTCGAGCCCGGTGGGGCACTCCAGCGCCCCGAGACGTTTTACGGGCAGGAGCGGGTTGATCGGGCGCAAGGACGGGCGCAGGAGGGCACCCGCATAGCGCCCGGCACACGGGAGGTTCGCGCGATGGATAGTGAGGTAGTGATCATAGGCGGCGGTCCGGCCGGGCTCAGCCTGGCGCGTTCGCTGGCCGATGCGCCACTCCGCGTGACCGTGATCGAGCGCCAGCCGGAGGCGGCGATCGCCGCCCCAGCCTATGACGGGCGCGAGATCGCCCTCACCCACCGGTCGATCGGCACGCTCAAGGCACTAGGCGCCTGGAACCTGCTGCCGGCGGACGAGATCTCGCCGCTCAACGAGGCGCGGGTGCTGAACGGCGCCTCCCCCTTCGCGCTCTCGTTCGAGACGTCCGGCCACGGCGGCGGCCCGCTGAGCCTGATGGTGCCGAACCATCGCATCCGCGAGGCGCTGTACCAGACGGTCGCCGAGCAGCCCAACCTGACGCTGCTTGCCGGCACCGGCGTTGCGGCGATCCGGACGGATGCACAGTCCGCCGACGTGACGCTCGAAGACGGGCGGGTCCTTTCCGCGCGGCTGCTGGTGGCGGCGGACTCGCGCTTTTCGCGGGTACGCGAGCAGCTGGGAATCGGGGCGGAGATCAACCGGCTCGGCCGATCGATGATGGTGTGCCGGGTCCGCCACGAGGGCGACCATCAGGGCGTCGCCACCGAGTGGTTCGATCACCACCAGACGGTGGCGATGCTGCCGCTCAACGGTCGGCGCTCGTCCGCGGTGCTCACCCTTCCGACAGAGGCGATGGCGCGGATCGGGGGGTTGGACGATGCGACCCTGGGGGCGGAGCTGACGCGGCGGTACCAGGGCCGGCTCGGGCGGATGGAGGTGGACGCGCCCGCGCACATCTATCCGCTCGCCACCACCTATGCCCGCCACTTTGCGGCGACGTGCGCGGCGCTGATCGGCGATGCGGCCGTGGGCATGCACCCGGTGACCGCCCATGGCTTCAACCTGGGCCTCCAGAGCCAGGCGACGCTGGCGCAGCTGGTGACCGATGCCGCTCGACGCGGCGGCGACATCGCGGCGCCGGCGCTGCTGCGCCGCTACGAGCTGACGCACCGGCTCGCCAGCCGGCCGCTCTATGCCGCCACGAATTTCCTGGTGCGGCTCTATACGGACGAGCGTCCCGGCGCGCGGCTCGCGCGCCATGCGACGCTTCGGGTCGGCAGCCGACTGCCGCTGGCCCGCCAGGCAATCACTGCGATGCTGATGCAGCGCCGAACCCCCTAACGGAGAACAGAACCCGATGGTCGACCGTATCGCGTGTCAGGCGCTTCGCGGCAAAATCTGCACCGCCGCCGAGGCTGCGACCCACATCTCGTCCGGCAACACGGTCGGCATGAGCGGGTTCACCGGATCCGGGTACCCCAAGGCCGTGCCGACCGCACTGGCCGCGCGGATCGAAGCAGAACACGCAGCGGGCCGGCCGTTCCGCGTCCGCATCTGGACGGGTGCCTCGACCGGGCCGGAGCTCGACGGCGCACTCGCCAAGGCGGACGGCATCGAGTTCCGCCTGCCCTACAACTCCGATCCGATCGCGCGCGCGAAGATCAACGCGGGCGAGATGGATTATTTCGACATGCACCTGAGCCAGGTCGCGCCGATGGCCTGGGAGGGCTTCCTGGGGCCGCTGGACGTCGCGGTGATCGAAGTTTCCGGCATCCGCCCGGACGGCGCGCTGATCCCGTCTTCCTCGGTCGGCAACAACAAGACCTGGATCGACCGTGCCGACAAGGTGATCCTGGAGGTCAACCGCTGGCAGGACGCCGGGCTCGAAGGCGTGCACGACATCTACTACGGCACCGCGCTGCCGCCGGCGCGCGTGCCGATCCCGCTGGTCCGACCCGACGACCGCATCGGCGAACCCTATTTCCGCTGCGATCCGAACAAGATCGTCGCGATCGTCGAGACGGACGCGCCCGACCGCAACCTGCCCTTCACCCCGCCGGACGCGACGGCGCGCGCGATTGCGGGCCATCTGCTCGAATTCTTCGGGCATGAGGTGCGCCAGGGGCGCCTGCCCGCGTCGCTGCTGCCGATCCAGTCGGGCGTCGGCAACATCGCCAATGCGGTGCTGACCGGCCTCGTCGACAGCCCCTTCCACGACATGACCGCCTTCACCGAGGTGATCCAGGACGGCATGCTCGACCTGCTGGACAGTGGGCGGCTGCGCATGGCCTCGGCCACCGGATTTTCGCTGAGCCCCGAGGCGGCGGAGCGGCTCAACACGAACATGGGCGTCTACCGGACCAAGATGGTGCTGCGCCCCCAGGAGATCAGCAACCATCCGGAACTGGTGCGGCGGCTCGGCTGCCTGGCGATGAACGGACTGATCGAGGCCGACATCTACGGCAACGTGAACTCCACCCATGTCATGGGGTCGCGCATCCAGAACGGCATCGGCGGATCGGGCGACTTCGCCCGCAATGCCTATATCTCGATCTTCATGACGCCCTCGACCGCCAAGGGCGGCGCCATCTCCGCGATCGTGCCGCAGGTGGCGCATGTGGACCACATCAACCAGGACGTGCAGGTGATCGTCACCGAGCAGGGACTGGCCGACCTGCGCGGGCTGAGCCCCAAGCAGCGCGCGCGGCTGATCATCGAGAATTGCGCGCACCCCGACTACCGGCCGATGCTCGCCGACTATTACGCGCGGGCCCTGAACGGGAGCTATGGCCTCCACGCGCCGTCGCTGCCGGGCGAGGCGCTGTCCTGGCACCAGCGCTTC encodes:
- a CDS encoding alpha/beta hydrolase, whose product is MPGPRMHELEPAAARAQLLATKDVADLPTGTLAVVRDCTIPAPHGDLRARLFDARPSREPGPVVLFLHGGGFVIGDLDSHASLCAEIARMLDLPVVALDYRLAPEHPWPAAPDDAETAARWLAAGPAVLERGVTSLVLAGDSAGGALAIVTAMALRDRPAAAPVIAQWPIYPVTDITREYPSHAEFADRYLLTRESLAWFGEAYRAERASLRASPLLGDMAEMPPALVLTAGLDPLRDQGRTYAAALAQVGVAVTYREARGNVHGFLNLRRAIPSSQGDLAGALVALRQIITEAEAERVLAQAAG
- a CDS encoding RNA pyrophosphohydrolase, encoding MNETTLPYRPCAGVMLINRDGRVFVGQRIDSTLEAWQMPQGGIDPGEDALEAALRELREETGVQPDKVSLIGEAPEELTYDLPDDMIGKVWGGNYRGQRQRWFAFRFEGEEQDIDIATPEPEFRAWRWAEPEELPEAIVGFKRALYERLLELFAEPLGRTAR
- a CDS encoding DUF481 domain-containing protein, whose translation is MIKAAYLFLAAPLLLANAAPPAAAKKDAPIPEQLKMMLDAAMASGNEGEVATLVKYSRIAAPDSIDLVREITGKWTADRAAQRTRELQESSFFALVKGRAELGGYASSGNTDNFGATGVLDLSREGFRWRHKLRLQLDYQKANGVTNREYYLAAYEPNYKVDDRLYVYGSTQFESDRFVGYNSRFSASAGAGYSAIKRPALTLDLELGPAFRQTDFTDETQESSLAARGSVDFDWRLTPALTLRQDASAYLAAQANSTVSSTTAVDAKLLGPLSAQVSYAVRYESRPPEGSVTTDTTTRASLVYSF
- a CDS encoding hydrolase yields the protein MDVLTSAEATVVERARAAPMLAHLEPWVAVNSGTRNLAGLARMAQLLSDAFSVLPGGIALIKPDPVEAISASGRLQPIEHGRHLLLTVRPQASIQLLFAGHMDTVYPADHPFQKMRVREDGALNGPGVADMKGGLAVMLAALEAIENSGFAGRLGYQVVINSDEETGSLSSAPLIARAARGKAAAFVYEPSLADGTLAGARGGTGNFSLAVTGRSAHAGRNPEEGRNALVAAAELALRLADAAGDGLTVNPARIDGGSPNNVVPEHAVLRVNFRPASLDAAARAQAALDAAATEVAAGHDVCVECHGSFNRPPKPIDAAAERLFGLVRDAGQSLGLSVGWRDTGGVCDGNNIAACGVPVVDTMGVRGGAIHSPEEYMLPDSLAERAALSALSILRLVERGSA
- a CDS encoding arginine N-succinyltransferase, encoding MSFRIRAARDEDLQHLYEMAKLTGGGFTNLPPDKPALRAKLERSHAAFARDADSLEDELFVLVLENAETQEVRGTCQIFTQVGQHWPFYSYRVATLTKHSEALRRTFRAEILNLVNDLEGASEVGGLFLHPGERAGGLGLLLARSRYLFIKAHRQRFADRILAELRGVIDEAGGSPFWDGVAGRFFGMSFQEADQFNAIHGNQFIADLMPKHPVYTAMLPENARSVIGLPHPSGRAAMRMLEREGFHYENYVDIFDGGPTMTARTDQVATIRNARQVRVAELGGDGEPMLVSAGRLEHFRVALGQVRAADAGDVLLDPDCAALLGVEAGDQVTVVERD
- a CDS encoding N-succinylarginine dihydrolase, translated to MAVREINFDGIVGPSHNYAGLSHGNLAATRNAGAVSHPRAAALQGIAKMRANLALGLAQGILLPHPRPDHRWLAALATDYAAAPAHLKAQALSASAMWAANAATVSPAPDTADGRCHLSVANLVTMAHRSHEWPATLAQLRLAFAHESFAVHPPVPAPFGDEGAANHMRLSAGHGQPGVEVFVYGVAGGPFPARQHREASAAVARAHGLDPTRTLFVQQSDAAIAAGAFHNDVVAVANERVLFCHEQAFADAPGFYAELRRLLPEVEIVEVPAARVPLEDAIASYLFNAQLVTLPDGVQALVLPEEARATPSVWNWLQEHVAGNGPIRRLEVVDVRESMANGGGPACLRLRVVADPATIDPRFLVDEAKLDRIAEVVCSHWPETIAHDAIADPALIEQIETARGALLETLELVELTYS
- a CDS encoding 2-dehydro-3-deoxy-6-phosphogalactonate aldolase gives rise to the protein MTIETLLGGLPLVAILRGLTPDEAPAIADALFDVGFRCLEVPLNSPEPFDSIRRIVDRMGDRALVGAGTVLTVADVGRVADAGGKIVISPNSDVDVIAATKDAGLQSLPAFFTPSEAFRAIAAGADALKLFPAELAGPQGLKAMRAVLPKSFPVFPVGGIDPDTMGPYLQAGAAGFGIGSSLYAPGRSVEDVRARGAALVQGFEAARAG
- a CDS encoding 2-dehydro-3-deoxygalactonokinase; protein product: MTLVGVDWGSSNLRAYRFGPDGAVIDRRDSPRGAARLKRDEFPQVLADTLEGWLQADTRVVLAGMVGARAGWHEAPYLPCPADPAGLAAAALRVEDAPAHCFIVPGLSARDASGVANVMRGEETQILGSGLSDGTIVLPGTHSKWARVEGGRITGFSTIMTGEMYALLRNNSLLGQLAEGDTPDEAAFTLGAQRALDNPAGVLPLLFSARADVLLGSLAPQAVASYLSGLLIGGEVAAMRDATGQGLVLICNAMLAARYQVALALAGVTDVTVVDGADAVARGLWRIGGLLK
- the ubiM gene encoding 5-demethoxyubiquinol-8 5-hydroxylase UbiM, which codes for MDSEVVIIGGGPAGLSLARSLADAPLRVTVIERQPEAAIAAPAYDGREIALTHRSIGTLKALGAWNLLPADEISPLNEARVLNGASPFALSFETSGHGGGPLSLMVPNHRIREALYQTVAEQPNLTLLAGTGVAAIRTDAQSADVTLEDGRVLSARLLVAADSRFSRVREQLGIGAEINRLGRSMMVCRVRHEGDHQGVATEWFDHHQTVAMLPLNGRRSSAVLTLPTEAMARIGGLDDATLGAELTRRYQGRLGRMEVDAPAHIYPLATTYARHFAATCAALIGDAAVGMHPVTAHGFNLGLQSQATLAQLVTDAARRGGDIAAPALLRRYELTHRLASRPLYAATNFLVRLYTDERPGARLARHATLRVGSRLPLARQAITAMLMQRRTP
- a CDS encoding acetyl-CoA hydrolase/transferase family protein, encoding MVDRIACQALRGKICTAAEAATHISSGNTVGMSGFTGSGYPKAVPTALAARIEAEHAAGRPFRVRIWTGASTGPELDGALAKADGIEFRLPYNSDPIARAKINAGEMDYFDMHLSQVAPMAWEGFLGPLDVAVIEVSGIRPDGALIPSSSVGNNKTWIDRADKVILEVNRWQDAGLEGVHDIYYGTALPPARVPIPLVRPDDRIGEPYFRCDPNKIVAIVETDAPDRNLPFTPPDATARAIAGHLLEFFGHEVRQGRLPASLLPIQSGVGNIANAVLTGLVDSPFHDMTAFTEVIQDGMLDLLDSGRLRMASATGFSLSPEAAERLNTNMGVYRTKMVLRPQEISNHPELVRRLGCLAMNGLIEADIYGNVNSTHVMGSRIQNGIGGSGDFARNAYISIFMTPSTAKGGAISAIVPQVAHVDHINQDVQVIVTEQGLADLRGLSPKQRARLIIENCAHPDYRPMLADYYARALNGSYGLHAPSLPGEALSWHQRFMDTGTMRL